One region of Sulfuriroseicoccus oceanibius genomic DNA includes:
- a CDS encoding universal stress protein, with protein sequence MKRFHKILAYCPDQSQTERVLNWCNVIAWRSEPELISLVRVQEKFLPEFPSEITEDEFLESERADLAAEADRAIPDVPKEVSILMGDPLKNLLSELSSGDYDLLVLPIGDAQSRIFAERLARKSPIGVLLIPPGVDPHFQHILMAVDFSNMSQLTLEWTQAFASLAKRDPILEALHVMHTPVESRATRAIPVESLRNTIHDTVHGNLKTFIDENATTPDAWNLIVKEHPLPGIEIVREADQLEADLIVIGAYGRNALSIALLGGAATEAIRSSDRPILVVKRKNKSLAFLRELLGLSN encoded by the coding sequence ATGAAACGTTTCCACAAAATCCTCGCCTATTGCCCCGATCAATCACAGACGGAGCGTGTCCTCAATTGGTGCAATGTCATCGCCTGGCGCTCCGAGCCTGAGCTGATCTCGTTGGTCCGCGTCCAGGAGAAGTTCCTGCCGGAGTTCCCATCGGAGATCACCGAGGACGAATTCCTGGAGTCCGAGCGCGCTGACCTTGCCGCCGAAGCGGACCGAGCCATTCCCGACGTACCAAAAGAAGTCTCCATTCTAATGGGCGACCCGCTCAAAAACCTGCTGAGCGAACTCTCGTCCGGCGACTACGACCTGCTCGTCCTCCCCATCGGAGACGCCCAAAGCCGCATCTTCGCCGAGCGCCTCGCCCGCAAGAGCCCGATCGGGGTGCTCCTCATCCCACCCGGAGTGGATCCGCATTTCCAACACATCCTCATGGCGGTCGATTTCTCCAACATGAGCCAACTCACTCTGGAGTGGACCCAGGCCTTTGCCAGCCTCGCCAAACGGGACCCTATCCTCGAGGCCCTGCACGTGATGCACACACCGGTGGAATCCCGCGCCACCCGTGCCATCCCCGTCGAGTCCCTGCGCAATACCATTCACGACACCGTTCACGGCAACCTCAAAACATTCATCGACGAAAACGCCACCACTCCGGATGCGTGGAACCTCATCGTCAAAGAACACCCTCTGCCGGGTATCGAGATCGTGCGTGAAGCCGATCAACTCGAAGCAGACCTGATCGTCATCGGCGCCTACGGCCGCAATGCCTTGTCCATCGCCTTGCTTGGGGGCGCCGCTACCGAAGCCATCCGCTCATCCGACCGCCCCATCCTGGTGGTCAAACGCAAGAACAAGTCCCTCGCCTTCCTCCGTGAACTTCTAGGTCTGTCCAACTGA
- a CDS encoding P-II family nitrogen regulator, giving the protein MKLVTIVTEGLLKDQITELLKQQGVRGFTITRADGEGSRGINASHWEGPNLKIETIVTDAVGRRVMDLISEKYFDHYAVVAWLTDVEVLRGEKFSPVPDEDTK; this is encoded by the coding sequence ATGAAACTTGTGACCATCGTCACCGAAGGCCTCCTCAAAGACCAAATCACCGAGCTGCTCAAACAACAGGGAGTCCGCGGGTTCACCATCACCCGCGCCGATGGCGAGGGCTCACGCGGAATCAACGCCAGCCACTGGGAAGGACCTAACTTGAAGATCGAAACCATTGTCACCGACGCCGTAGGCCGCAGGGTCATGGACCTGATTTCAGAGAAATACTTCGATCATTACGCCGTGGTGGCATGGCTTACCGACGTAGAGGTTTTACGGGGGGAGAAGTTCTCTCCGGTGCCCGATGAGGACACCAAGTAG
- a CDS encoding sodium-dependent bicarbonate transport family permease encodes MELLIQNLVSPVVLAFLLGIIARMVRSDLEIPSAIYQGLSIYLLLAIGLKGGVALSQTPPAELVGPVLLTLALGVLTPFSAFILLRKLGKLGRIDAAATAAHYGSVSAVTFVAAIEAVKHSDIPAAGYLPALVAVLEVPGIIVGLLLARQSQSGGIKSALHEVLTGKSIFLMLGGLIIGTVCGAEKVSTIAPFFIDPFKGVLFLFLLELGIVAASRFRDLAQAGWRLVLTGCLLPTLHGTIATTAATYIGMSTGSAAVFGAMVASASYIAAPAAVRIALPKASPGIYLTMALGVTFPFNLAIGIPLFLKLAQLTS; translated from the coding sequence ATGGAACTTCTCATTCAAAACCTCGTCTCGCCGGTCGTGCTGGCCTTCCTCCTAGGCATTATCGCCCGCATGGTGCGCAGTGACCTGGAGATCCCCAGCGCAATCTACCAGGGCCTTTCGATCTACCTCCTGCTCGCCATTGGCCTCAAAGGCGGCGTCGCACTTTCCCAGACCCCGCCTGCCGAACTCGTAGGCCCCGTGCTGCTGACACTGGCGCTTGGCGTGCTCACTCCCTTCTCAGCCTTCATCCTGTTGCGCAAACTGGGCAAACTCGGCCGCATCGACGCCGCAGCCACCGCGGCACACTACGGATCGGTCTCCGCAGTCACCTTCGTCGCCGCCATCGAAGCGGTAAAACACTCCGATATCCCGGCGGCAGGTTACCTGCCGGCCCTCGTCGCCGTCCTCGAGGTTCCTGGCATCATCGTCGGTCTGCTGCTGGCTCGCCAAAGCCAGTCCGGCGGCATCAAGTCCGCTCTGCACGAAGTGCTCACCGGTAAGAGCATCTTCCTCATGCTCGGCGGCCTGATCATCGGCACCGTCTGCGGTGCGGAGAAGGTTTCCACCATCGCTCCATTCTTCATCGATCCCTTCAAAGGCGTGCTCTTCCTGTTCCTGCTCGAGCTGGGAATCGTCGCGGCGAGCCGCTTCCGCGACCTGGCACAAGCCGGCTGGCGTCTGGTCCTCACCGGATGCTTGCTCCCTACCCTGCACGGCACCATCGCCACCACCGCAGCCACCTACATCGGCATGAGCACCGGCAGTGCCGCCGTCTTCGGTGCCATGGTGGCGAGTGCCTCGTACATTGCCGCTCCGGCAGCGGTCCGTATCGCCTTGCCAAAAGCGAGCCCAGGGATTTACCTCACGATGGCGCTGGGTGTTACATTCCCGTTCAACCTGGCCATCGGCATCCCTCTCTTCCTCAAACTCGCTCAACTGACCAGCTGA